A region from the Phycisphaeraceae bacterium genome encodes:
- a CDS encoding iron ABC transporter permease produces MGLKLQRRLLFLLILAVLSIFLIWPILLTVSGAFAPAEGGTFSERVASSLRYFIGPDLGVLRDVAYLQGLKNSLLIAACTTFVCLAMTLPLALISVKYEFPAKGLFSGLILVPLILPPFVGAIGMRAIFGRMGAINAAMMYLGLLPADQPGIDFLGGGLGGRFWGVCITEALHLYPILYLNLVAALANLDPALDEAADGLGAGRWRRLWRITLPLITPGIFAGGTIVFIWSFTELGTPMMFDFNMVTPVQIYAGVQEVASNPRPYALVVVMLATALILYVLGKVVFGGRAYEMQAKASIASGTTRLRGLKGIAAAAPFALLIGIAILPHLGVVLSSFSTDGSWYRTILPSHWTTQNYINALSHPLTLNSIRNSLWYASGAMVICVIMGVAISYLVARVKIRGGWLIDSLSMLPLAVPGLVMAFGYVAMSLSWPFYGRMPAWIAWSLDWIMPHAWVQPLAESNTAPLSGWFDVLGQSPNPVPLLIIAYAIRRLPYVVRSASAGLEQTSGQLEEAALNLGASTTYAIRRVVLPLIAANLIAGAILAFSFSMLEVSDSLILAQREEHYPITKAIFDFFGRLGDGPYIASAMGVWAMVLLTVTLVGAGIMMGKKLGAIFRV; encoded by the coding sequence ATGGGCCTCAAGCTCCAGCGACGGCTTCTCTTTCTCCTCATTCTGGCCGTCCTGTCCATTTTCCTGATCTGGCCGATCCTGCTGACCGTCAGCGGTGCGTTCGCGCCGGCGGAAGGGGGAACTTTCTCCGAGCGCGTCGCCTCATCATTGCGTTATTTCATTGGCCCCGATCTGGGTGTTCTGCGTGATGTCGCCTATCTCCAGGGACTCAAAAACAGTCTGCTCATCGCAGCCTGTACGACATTCGTCTGCCTTGCGATGACGCTGCCGCTGGCTCTGATTTCGGTGAAGTATGAGTTCCCCGCCAAGGGACTTTTCAGCGGGCTGATTCTCGTGCCGCTGATTCTTCCGCCGTTCGTTGGAGCGATCGGCATGCGTGCGATCTTTGGCCGTATGGGTGCGATCAATGCCGCAATGATGTATCTGGGGCTGCTGCCCGCCGATCAGCCGGGTATCGATTTTCTCGGCGGAGGGCTTGGCGGTCGCTTCTGGGGTGTGTGCATCACCGAAGCCCTGCATCTCTATCCGATCCTCTATCTCAATCTCGTCGCGGCTCTGGCGAACTTGGACCCAGCCCTGGACGAGGCCGCCGACGGTTTGGGAGCCGGGCGTTGGCGGCGGCTCTGGCGCATTACGCTGCCGCTCATCACGCCGGGCATCTTCGCGGGCGGGACGATCGTCTTTATCTGGTCGTTCACCGAGCTGGGCACACCCATGATGTTTGATTTCAACATGGTCACCCCCGTGCAAATTTACGCGGGGGTGCAGGAGGTGGCGAGTAACCCCCGGCCTTACGCGCTGGTCGTCGTGATGCTCGCGACGGCTTTGATCCTCTACGTGCTGGGCAAGGTGGTCTTCGGCGGACGCGCTTACGAAATGCAGGCTAAGGCCTCAATCGCCAGCGGAACGACGCGCCTGCGCGGGCTTAAGGGGATCGCGGCTGCGGCCCCGTTTGCCCTGCTCATCGGCATCGCAATCCTGCCTCACCTGGGGGTGGTGCTCTCGTCCTTCAGCACCGATGGCTCGTGGTACCGCACCATCCTGCCGAGTCACTGGACGACGCAGAACTACATCAACGCACTTTCGCATCCGCTGACGCTGAACTCGATCCGCAACAGCCTCTGGTACGCATCGGGCGCGATGGTCATTTGCGTGATAATGGGTGTAGCGATTTCCTATCTGGTCGCACGGGTGAAAATCCGCGGGGGGTGGCTCATCGACAGCCTGTCGATGCTGCCTCTGGCGGTGCCCGGTCTGGTGATGGCCTTTGGCTATGTGGCGATGTCGCTGTCATGGCCGTTCTACGGCAGGATGCCGGCGTGGATCGCCTGGAGTCTCGACTGGATCATGCCTCACGCCTGGGTGCAGCCCCTCGCCGAGTCCAACACCGCGCCGTTGAGCGGCTGGTTCGATGTGCTCGGCCAGTCGCCCAATCCGGTCCCGTTGCTCATCATCGCCTACGCCATTCGACGGTTGCCCTATGTGGTGCGTTCAGCGTCGGCGGGACTGGAACAGACTTCGGGGCAACTGGAAGAAGCTGCGCTGAATCTCGGAGCTTCAACCACCTATGCGATCCGCCGCGTGGTGCTGCCGTTGATTGCCGCCAACCTTATCGCCGGGGCCATTCTCGCGTTCAGCTTTTCGATGCTGGAAGTGAGCGACTCGCTCATTCTCGCGCAGCGGGAAGAACACTACCCGATCACCAAGGCGATCTTTGATTTCTTCGGGCGGCTGGGTGACGGCCCGTACATCGCCAGCGCGATGGGTGT
- the ispG gene encoding flavodoxin-dependent (E)-4-hydroxy-3-methylbut-2-enyl-diphosphate synthase — translation MIQRRKTRQVTLGDKQHGFVKIGGDAPVAVQSMTAGYTHEIDRCVAEIHKLAAAGADIVRVAVPERKDTEALKSILPQVNVPIVADVHFHFQRALEAIEAGVHKIRLNPGNIQDREQVLTVIDACKERKLPIRIGVNEGSIVERKDKQKRMKELGGVFSNNPHGHLLAIMITKLEEYLDIFHERDFHDIVISAKSIDPQIVISAYTEISKRFDYPLHLGVTHAGPRETGTIRSVVPLGHLLASGIGDTIRISYANDPKFEVEDGLELLYILGLRQRVGAELIACPSCGRIQVDLFKLVQDVRKKLAAEIEIPIKVAVMGCVVNGPGEAEGADVAIFAGDRKGIIYVQGQKMQTVPESEILETLLNECRKFQDKVRRGEAKLGEKIVEILPPDPIGELGSGFDKIASGNVERVTPLTISK, via the coding sequence ATGATCCAGCGACGTAAAACCCGGCAGGTCACTCTCGGCGATAAACAACACGGCTTTGTAAAAATCGGCGGCGATGCGCCGGTGGCGGTGCAGTCCATGACTGCCGGCTACACGCACGAGATCGACCGCTGTGTGGCGGAGATTCACAAGCTCGCAGCTGCAGGCGCGGATATCGTCCGTGTCGCGGTGCCTGAGCGAAAAGACACCGAAGCGCTCAAGTCCATCCTTCCGCAGGTGAATGTGCCGATCGTCGCCGACGTGCATTTCCACTTCCAGCGGGCCTTGGAAGCGATCGAAGCGGGCGTCCACAAGATTCGGCTCAACCCCGGAAACATTCAGGACCGCGAACAGGTGCTCACCGTCATCGACGCCTGCAAGGAGCGAAAGCTGCCCATTCGTATCGGCGTCAATGAAGGGTCAATCGTCGAGCGGAAAGACAAGCAGAAGCGGATGAAGGAGCTGGGCGGAGTCTTCTCGAATAATCCTCACGGCCACTTGCTGGCGATCATGATTACCAAGCTTGAGGAATACCTCGACATCTTCCACGAGCGCGATTTTCACGACATCGTCATCAGTGCCAAGTCGATCGATCCGCAGATCGTCATTTCCGCCTACACAGAAATCAGCAAGCGGTTCGACTATCCGTTGCATCTGGGGGTGACGCATGCCGGCCCCAGAGAGACGGGCACGATCCGCAGCGTGGTGCCGCTGGGACATCTGCTCGCGTCGGGGATCGGCGACACCATCCGCATCAGTTACGCCAACGATCCGAAATTCGAAGTCGAGGACGGGTTGGAGTTGCTCTACATCCTCGGACTGCGGCAGCGCGTCGGCGCGGAACTGATCGCCTGCCCCAGTTGCGGCAGGATTCAGGTGGACCTGTTCAAACTCGTGCAGGACGTGCGCAAAAAACTGGCTGCAGAAATCGAAATTCCCATCAAGGTCGCTGTCATGGGTTGTGTGGTCAACGGCCCGGGCGAAGCGGAAGGTGCAGACGTGGCGATCTTTGCCGGCGACCGCAAGGGCATCATCTACGTGCAGGGTCAAAAGATGCAGACCGTGCCTGAAAGTGAGATTCTCGAAACCCTCCTTAACGAGTGCCGTAAGTTCCAGGACAAAGTCCGTCGCGGCGAAGCGAAACTGGGCGAAAAAATAGTAGAGATTCTGCCCCCCGATCCGATCGGCGAACTGGGCAGCGGGTTTGACAAGATCGCTTCGGGAAATGTGGAACGGGTGACGCCTCTGACGATCTCAAAATAG
- a CDS encoding phytanoyl-CoA dioxygenase family protein encodes MTTATTSPEVTTAKRIDVPKTATDQQVRFFVDNGYLVVPNLVAADEIEELKADTIKIARGGYPCENLKPLPANLTDAEVLQSILCIHQPHYISEVMLKYVKHARICGVLSQITAAHLPYWDGSVKCMQSMLFVKPPNFQGQAWHQDEIYIPTRDRSLIGAWIAIDDATIQNGCLYVVPGSHRSGLLYDQRPHNNPDEFDFAGESYGFDEKQQVPVEVKAGTVVFFNGYLLHRSFKNRSNIYRRVLVSHYMNAYSRLPWQVREGETPAAADRRNVVPVAGIDPYAWKGYEATPNSVGLRTCKANKDMTDPASDHRFKSMTKKS; translated from the coding sequence ATGACCACCGCGACCACCTCACCAGAAGTGACCACTGCGAAGCGTATCGACGTGCCGAAGACCGCTACGGACCAGCAGGTTCGATTTTTCGTTGACAACGGCTACCTCGTCGTCCCGAATCTCGTCGCAGCCGATGAGATCGAGGAACTCAAGGCTGACACCATTAAGATCGCCCGTGGCGGGTACCCCTGCGAAAATCTCAAGCCCCTGCCTGCCAATCTCACCGACGCGGAGGTGCTACAGAGCATCCTCTGTATCCACCAGCCGCATTACATCAGCGAGGTGATGCTCAAGTATGTCAAACACGCGCGGATTTGCGGTGTGCTCAGCCAGATCACCGCAGCCCACCTGCCCTACTGGGACGGCAGCGTCAAGTGCATGCAGTCCATGCTCTTTGTCAAGCCGCCAAATTTTCAAGGACAGGCATGGCATCAGGATGAGATTTACATCCCGACGCGCGACCGCTCATTGATCGGCGCGTGGATCGCCATTGACGATGCGACGATTCAGAACGGCTGCCTCTATGTCGTCCCCGGCTCACATCGCAGCGGACTCCTGTACGACCAGCGACCGCACAACAATCCCGATGAGTTCGACTTCGCCGGCGAAAGCTATGGTTTTGATGAAAAGCAGCAGGTTCCCGTCGAGGTCAAGGCTGGGACCGTCGTCTTCTTCAACGGCTATTTACTGCACCGCTCATTCAAGAACCGCAGCAACATCTACCGCCGTGTGCTGGTGAGCCATTACATGAACGCCTACTCACGTCTGCCGTGGCAGGTGAGGGAAGGCGAGACCCCCGCAGCGGCGGATCGACGAAACGTGGTCCCCGTTGCCGGCATCGACCCCTATGCCTGGAAGGGCTACGAGGCCACGCCTAACAGCGTCGGCCTGCGCACCTGCAAAGCGAACAAGGACATGACCGACCCTGCGTCGGATCATCGGTTCAAATCCATGACCAAAAAGTCATGA
- a CDS encoding ABC transporter ATP-binding protein, with product MTAVQNMTATTTSLILAAENVHFAYDSNAPVLSGFTASLKPGRITVLLGPNAAGKTTLLRLLLGQLQPLQGCVRLMDKPITDWQAAARARVLSYVPQRSSVSFAFTVEQVVSLGRFALSRDPVAIDDAIAQCDLGSLRRRVFSELSMGQQQRVLLARALAQSRGHGKIMLLDEPVSAMDLRHIHETMSTLAALASRGMAVLVVLHDLNLAARYADDVWLLDAGRLVRQGTCHEVLQPEVLEPIYGVRLRRLADENRPILIAEV from the coding sequence ATGACTGCTGTGCAAAACATGACCGCGACCACAACAAGCCTCATCCTCGCTGCTGAAAACGTCCATTTCGCGTATGACTCGAACGCGCCGGTGCTGTCGGGGTTTACTGCCAGTCTGAAGCCGGGCCGAATCACCGTGCTGCTTGGGCCGAACGCCGCCGGCAAGACGACGCTGCTCCGTCTGTTACTGGGGCAGCTCCAGCCATTACAGGGCTGCGTCAGACTTATGGATAAGCCGATCACGGATTGGCAGGCTGCGGCACGGGCGAGAGTCCTCAGCTATGTACCGCAGCGGTCGAGCGTGAGCTTCGCCTTTACGGTCGAGCAGGTGGTGTCGCTGGGGCGGTTCGCCTTATCCCGTGATCCTGTCGCGATTGATGACGCCATCGCTCAATGTGATCTGGGTTCCCTCAGGCGTCGCGTTTTTTCCGAGCTTTCGATGGGGCAGCAACAGCGCGTGTTGCTGGCGCGAGCGTTGGCGCAATCGCGCGGGCACGGAAAGATCATGCTCCTCGATGAACCCGTCAGTGCTATGGATCTGCGTCACATTCACGAAACCATGAGCACGCTCGCTGCGCTGGCATCACGGGGCATGGCTGTGCTCGTCGTGCTGCATGACCTGAATCTCGCCGCGCGCTACGCGGACGATGTCTGGCTGCTCGATGCGGGAAGGCTGGTTCGGCAGGGGACCTGTCATGAGGTGCTGCAACCGGAAGTGCTCGAACCGATCTACGGCGTTCGCCTGCGCCGTCTGGCTGATGAAAATCGGCCGATTTTGATCGCTGAAGTATGA
- a CDS encoding thioredoxin family protein — protein MAQKLKPGEKAPDFTLPDIAGGKISLADRLPGAAATVVLFICNHCPYVQAYIPRLIALEKELGSAGGAARPAAQLLAICSNDATTYPQDSFDNMKKYAASWGLIFPYLRDEDQAVARAYGAERTPEVFVLDDKGICRYEGGIDDNYQDISRVTRRPLRDAIVALSRGQSVAEPKTYAIGCSIKWKSA, from the coding sequence ATGGCTCAAAAGCTCAAACCCGGCGAAAAGGCCCCTGACTTTACCCTGCCCGACATAGCCGGCGGCAAAATATCGCTGGCAGACCGGCTGCCCGGTGCCGCCGCGACCGTGGTGCTTTTCATCTGTAACCACTGCCCCTACGTACAGGCGTATATTCCACGGCTTATCGCACTGGAAAAAGAACTGGGTTCAGCAGGCGGAGCCGCCCGGCCTGCGGCGCAGCTCCTGGCGATCTGCTCCAACGATGCGACGACCTACCCGCAGGACAGCTTCGACAACATGAAAAAATACGCCGCCTCATGGGGTTTGATCTTTCCCTACCTGAGGGATGAAGATCAGGCCGTCGCGCGGGCGTATGGCGCGGAGCGGACGCCGGAAGTTTTCGTGCTCGACGACAAGGGAATCTGCCGCTATGAAGGGGGGATTGACGACAACTATCAGGACATTTCACGGGTCACGCGCCGCCCGTTGCGTGATGCGATCGTGGCATTGTCCCGGGGGCAGTCCGTCGCTGAACCCAAAACGTATGCGATCGGCTGCTCGATTAAATGGAAGTCCGCCTGA
- a CDS encoding aminotransferase class I/II-fold pyridoxal phosphate-dependent enzyme, with translation MKIQTATRIERLPPYVLNKLKTLIYERRKAGADVIDMNMGNPTDPPPDAVVEKLREACTDPRNGRYSASNGIFNLRREMALKYRRKWGVELDPNTEVIATIGSKEGFSHMILALMGPGDTAIVGNPAFQIHTYAIILAGGNVISVPLGNDQAFLDRIEKVLESSTPKPKLVILNYPHNPTAMTVELSFFDRVVRMAEKHQVMIIHDFAYGETCFDSYKAPSFLQVDGAKEYGVEFSTLSKPYNMAGWRIGFCCGHPEMVKALATIKGYYDYGIFQSVQIAAIIAMRSGDQHIEDQAKVYEARRDVLVKGLRKLGWEVESPRASMFVWARAKPAHVAAFGGNVVDFCMAMVDQAEVAMTPGSAFGELGEGCIRLALVENEHRIRQALKQLTKVLSPSHSATGKDPA, from the coding sequence ATGAAGATTCAAACCGCAACGCGTATCGAGCGTCTTCCCCCGTATGTGCTTAACAAGCTCAAGACGTTGATCTACGAGCGCCGTAAAGCTGGTGCCGACGTGATCGACATGAACATGGGTAATCCGACCGACCCGCCTCCCGATGCGGTAGTCGAAAAGCTCCGTGAAGCCTGCACCGATCCTCGCAACGGCCGGTACTCGGCATCTAACGGCATCTTCAATCTTCGCCGTGAAATGGCCTTGAAGTATCGGCGCAAGTGGGGAGTCGAACTCGACCCCAATACGGAAGTCATCGCCACCATCGGTTCCAAAGAGGGCTTCAGCCACATGATTCTGGCCCTCATGGGGCCTGGTGATACGGCGATCGTCGGTAATCCCGCGTTTCAGATCCACACTTACGCGATTATTCTCGCCGGCGGCAACGTCATCTCCGTTCCGCTCGGCAATGACCAGGCCTTCCTCGACCGCATCGAAAAAGTCCTCGAATCCTCAACCCCCAAGCCCAAGCTGGTCATCCTTAACTATCCGCATAATCCGACGGCCATGACCGTCGAGCTTTCCTTCTTTGACCGCGTTGTCCGCATGGCGGAAAAACACCAGGTCATGATTATTCATGACTTCGCCTATGGGGAAACCTGCTTCGATTCCTACAAGGCTCCCAGCTTTCTTCAGGTGGATGGGGCGAAGGAATACGGCGTCGAATTCTCCACGCTCAGCAAACCCTACAACATGGCTGGCTGGCGCATCGGGTTCTGCTGCGGACATCCCGAAATGGTCAAAGCACTGGCGACCATCAAGGGGTACTACGACTACGGCATCTTCCAGTCCGTGCAGATTGCGGCGATCATCGCGATGCGCAGCGGCGATCAGCACATCGAAGATCAGGCCAAGGTTTACGAAGCCCGACGCGACGTACTGGTCAAAGGTCTGCGGAAACTGGGCTGGGAAGTCGAAAGCCCGCGAGCGTCCATGTTCGTCTGGGCACGCGCTAAGCCGGCACACGTCGCGGCATTCGGCGGGAACGTCGTGGACTTCTGCATGGCTATGGTGGATCAGGCAGAGGTGGCGATGACTCCCGGCTCAGCCTTTGGCGAGCTGGGTGAAGGCTGCATCCGTCTTGCGCTGGTCGAAAATGAACACCGCATCCGCCAGGCTCTCAAACAGCTCACCAAAGTGTTATCGCCTTCCCACTCAGCTACCGGAAAAGATCCAGCGTAA
- a CDS encoding peptidyl-prolyl cis-trans isomerase, with protein sequence MARYTLIIGILAFLLAGCQNTGSGPGDSAVSDGGFSDTPAGTQPAVEGSAAPVKITGKPAAYVNGQDVTWNEMQQALAEAAGGQVLIEEIVDRGINSRLHDRHLTVDDAMIETERRYLTGDLSDNADDAQRLINELRERRGLGESRWSHLLRRNAGLRLLVQTEGTGQVTEAALKDAFEFRYGPRYQARLIVTTTMPQAAEAIRRAKAGESFSDLAVELSTDSSRAQGGLLSPISPADPTYPAGVRSTIAQLAVGQISDPIALDRGFGVLKMERKIEGSNVKFDDVRGELTARVQRDIERIAMQQLARTIIAESQVVVLDPALQRSFAQQTRRAMQE encoded by the coding sequence ATGGCGCGCTACACGTTAATCATCGGTATTCTCGCGTTTCTCCTTGCCGGATGCCAAAACACCGGCTCTGGTCCCGGCGATTCGGCTGTCTCCGACGGGGGATTCAGCGACACACCCGCCGGCACGCAGCCTGCCGTCGAAGGATCGGCTGCCCCTGTCAAAATCACAGGGAAACCAGCCGCCTATGTGAACGGCCAGGACGTGACGTGGAACGAGATGCAGCAGGCGCTGGCTGAGGCGGCCGGCGGTCAGGTGCTCATCGAGGAAATCGTTGATCGCGGCATCAACAGCCGGCTTCACGATCGCCACCTCACGGTTGATGATGCGATGATCGAGACGGAGCGGCGTTATCTGACCGGCGACCTGAGTGACAATGCCGACGATGCCCAGCGGCTGATTAACGAGCTGCGCGAACGTCGCGGCCTGGGTGAGAGTCGCTGGTCTCATCTTCTGCGCCGCAATGCCGGCCTGCGGCTGCTCGTCCAGACCGAAGGCACCGGACAGGTAACGGAAGCGGCATTGAAAGATGCTTTTGAGTTCCGGTATGGCCCGCGCTATCAGGCGAGGCTGATCGTGACTACGACGATGCCTCAAGCCGCCGAGGCCATTCGCCGCGCCAAGGCGGGCGAATCGTTTTCCGATCTGGCGGTGGAGCTATCGACAGACTCCAGCCGTGCTCAGGGCGGGCTGCTTTCACCCATCAGTCCCGCTGATCCGACCTATCCAGCCGGGGTCCGCTCCACGATCGCGCAGCTTGCGGTCGGCCAGATCAGCGACCCGATCGCCCTTGATCGAGGGTTTGGCGTCCTGAAGATGGAACGTAAAATCGAGGGTTCCAACGTCAAGTTTGACGATGTGAGAGGTGAGCTGACTGCCCGTGTGCAGCGTGACATCGAACGCATAGCCATGCAGCAGTTGGCCCGGACGATCATTGCCGAGTCGCAGGTCGTCGTTCTTGATCCGGCGCTTCAGAGAAGCTTCGCCCAGCAGACCCGGCGGGCGATGCAGGAATAG
- a CDS encoding aminotransferase class V-fold PLP-dependent enzyme produces the protein MSEVTRLYMDNAATSYPKPPGVLEAITRYATESGAPARGAYKEARESARLVKQCRQRICRLIGADESKSEQIIFTLNTTDALNLGIRGIAWAAPSPAHLIASALDHNSVLRPYNELCRHDRFEQTRVRCDPQTGLVDPDDVRRAIRPQTRLIAMMHGSNVSGTLQPIREIGRIAREHGIPFLVDAAQTLGHVPIDVVADNIDLLAAPGHKGLLGPLGTGFLYIKPGMEKLMTTIREGGTGSVSDRDTQPEFLPDRFEPGSHNTLGIIGLSEGVKWILDRGVENLWRHEQELCRAMIEGLSDAAGTPGLTYFGPQGIRNRCGVFSVRLAAGMGFDQPQTLSDLLESRYGIITRSGIHCAPLAHRTFNTHELGGMTRFSFGPFLSSQDVKYACDALSQICLERAATV, from the coding sequence TTGTCCGAAGTCACCCGCTTATACATGGACAATGCCGCCACCAGCTACCCCAAACCGCCTGGGGTATTGGAGGCCATTACACGCTACGCCACTGAATCAGGAGCCCCCGCTCGCGGCGCGTACAAGGAAGCACGCGAGTCGGCAAGACTGGTCAAGCAATGCCGCCAACGCATTTGCCGATTGATCGGCGCGGATGAATCAAAATCTGAGCAGATTATTTTCACGCTCAACACGACAGACGCGCTCAACCTGGGAATCCGCGGGATTGCCTGGGCGGCTCCGTCACCGGCCCACCTGATCGCATCGGCTCTTGACCACAATTCCGTGCTTCGACCGTATAACGAGCTTTGCCGCCATGATCGTTTTGAGCAGACTCGCGTGCGGTGCGATCCACAGACGGGACTCGTGGACCCCGATGATGTCCGCCGGGCCATTCGACCGCAGACAAGACTCATCGCGATGATGCATGGCTCCAACGTGTCAGGGACGTTGCAGCCGATCCGCGAAATCGGCCGAATCGCCAGAGAGCACGGGATACCGTTCCTCGTCGATGCTGCGCAGACATTGGGACACGTACCGATTGATGTCGTCGCGGACAACATCGACCTGCTCGCCGCACCCGGCCATAAAGGGCTGCTTGGACCGCTGGGAACCGGATTTTTGTACATCAAGCCGGGCATGGAAAAGCTCATGACCACCATCCGGGAAGGCGGCACCGGCTCGGTGAGCGACCGCGACACGCAGCCGGAGTTTCTGCCTGATCGATTTGAGCCAGGCAGCCACAACACGCTGGGGATCATCGGCCTCTCAGAGGGGGTCAAGTGGATTCTCGATCGAGGTGTCGAAAATCTCTGGAGACACGAACAGGAACTTTGCCGCGCGATGATCGAAGGTCTCTCCGATGCAGCGGGTACTCCGGGGCTGACCTACTTCGGGCCGCAGGGCATCCGCAATCGCTGCGGGGTTTTCTCCGTCCGACTGGCTGCAGGGATGGGCTTCGACCAGCCGCAGACGCTTTCCGATCTGCTCGAATCCCGCTACGGCATCATCACACGCTCAGGCATCCATTGTGCCCCGTTGGCGCATCGCACCTTCAATACGCATGAGCTGGGAGGAATGACGCGGTTCAGCTTCGGCCCATTCCTTTCGTCTCAGGACGTCAAGTACGCCTGTGACGCGCTGAGCCAGATCTGCCTCGAACGTGCTGCGACGGTCTGA